In Paenibacillus hexagrammi, the following are encoded in one genomic region:
- a CDS encoding AraC family transcriptional regulator, whose product MNIRFETMPNYRIAYVRQCGPYGPEHARAMDQLKKWASSNHLLNESAILLGIPQDNPQITLPEKCRYDACIVLTNDVPADGSIHFGELPGGDYMIRTIPHTADAIQIAWSEIISAVHQQGYEIENKPLFERYSGEMLSTEKCELCVPVRPVSHT is encoded by the coding sequence ATGAACATCCGCTTCGAAACAATGCCAAATTATCGCATCGCTTATGTTAGACAATGTGGGCCGTACGGACCCGAACATGCAAGAGCCATGGATCAGCTCAAAAAATGGGCTAGCAGCAACCATTTACTGAATGAGTCAGCCATATTGCTTGGCATACCGCAAGATAACCCTCAAATTACGCTTCCTGAAAAATGCCGATACGACGCATGTATTGTACTTACAAACGATGTTCCGGCAGATGGTTCCATTCATTTCGGTGAATTACCGGGAGGGGACTATATGATTCGGACGATTCCACATACAGCAGATGCAATTCAAATCGCTTGGTCTGAAATCATCTCAGCAGTTCATCAGCAAGGATATGAAATAGAAAACAAACCTCTGTTTGAACGATATTCAGGCGAAATGCTCTCTACTGAAAAATGTGAACTATGTGTACCCGTTAGACCTGTCTCACATACTTAG
- a CDS encoding YgjV family protein, with protein sequence MHWKKYAILLPPFACIAILLALYLPNEQKFFAVLIAPVFWTFYHLWIHVDNRRKLEGEDSKKDKTSKPER encoded by the coding sequence TTGCACTGGAAAAAATATGCGATTTTGTTACCTCCATTTGCTTGCATCGCAATTTTATTAGCGCTCTATTTGCCTAATGAACAAAAATTTTTTGCCGTGTTGATTGCTCCAGTATTTTGGACTTTCTATCACTTATGGATCCATGTTGACAATAGGAGAAAACTAGAAGGTGAGGATTCAAAGAAGGATAAAACAAGTAAGCCCGAGCGATAG
- a CDS encoding FecCD family ABC transporter permease encodes MIQQALVRKQRLLVLCGMLLILVTIMIGLGLGSSSVSYDRIIPTLLGQGTFKENFVLFTLRMPRIVITMLGGMALALSGSILQGITRNDLADPGILGINSGAGVAVAIFFVFVPIEPGSFVYVIPLVAFLGAFVTSLLIYLCSYQRGTGLQPVRLVLIGFGFSIALSGIMIMVISSAEKAKVDFIAKWIAGSIWGTDWPFIWALLPWLIVLIPFTLYKAQRLNLLALGQPVATGVGVSVEKERIILLLTAVALAASAVSVTGGIAFVGLLAPHIAKALVGPRNQLFIPIAILLGGWLLLIADTIGRNLVEPEGIAAGIMVALIGAPYFMYLLLKK; translated from the coding sequence GTGATTCAGCAGGCACTTGTAAGAAAGCAGAGACTCTTGGTTCTTTGCGGCATGCTGCTTATCTTGGTTACCATCATGATCGGTCTAGGTCTAGGTTCTTCGTCAGTATCTTACGATCGAATCATTCCGACTTTGCTCGGACAGGGTACATTTAAAGAAAATTTCGTGCTTTTCACACTCAGAATGCCGCGTATCGTCATTACGATGCTGGGGGGAATGGCTCTCGCATTGTCCGGTTCCATTCTGCAGGGCATTACCCGCAATGATTTGGCCGACCCTGGGATCCTTGGGATCAATTCTGGCGCGGGAGTAGCTGTCGCGATTTTCTTCGTGTTTGTTCCGATCGAGCCAGGTTCTTTTGTGTATGTCATTCCTCTGGTTGCTTTCTTAGGCGCGTTCGTGACTTCATTGCTGATCTACTTGTGTTCCTACCAAAGAGGTACAGGACTGCAGCCCGTACGGCTCGTACTGATCGGTTTCGGATTTTCCATTGCGCTCTCGGGTATCATGATTATGGTGATCTCATCGGCGGAAAAGGCGAAGGTAGACTTTATTGCGAAGTGGATAGCCGGGTCGATTTGGGGGACGGATTGGCCGTTCATTTGGGCACTGCTACCGTGGTTGATTGTACTGATTCCGTTCACTCTCTATAAAGCGCAGAGGTTGAATCTTCTAGCACTAGGGCAGCCTGTAGCGACAGGGGTAGGAGTTTCAGTTGAGAAAGAAAGAATCATTCTTCTGCTCACAGCCGTTGCACTGGCTGCTTCGGCGGTCTCCGTAACGGGAGGTATTGCATTCGTAGGCTTGCTGGCGCCGCATATTGCTAAAGCGCTGGTGGGGCCGAGGAATCAGCTGTTTATTCCTATCGCGATTCTGCTCGGCGGCTGGCTGTTGCTGATTGCGGATACGATCGGACGTAATCTGGTGGAACCGGAGGGGATTGCAGCGGGTATCATGGTCGCCTTGATCGGCGCTCCTTATTTTATGTATTTGCTTTTGAAAAAATAA
- a CDS encoding FecCD family ABC transporter permease, giving the protein MRVVQSRMSFRIALAVNLLLFAVIFVISMVQGAADTTLNEVWTALTSSTSGDHLTMIREIRFPREMAGILVGAALAVSGAIMQGMTRNPLADPGLLGLTAGSSAALACTIAFLPALTYFGMMTACFLGAAVGAAMVFGIGAMKRGGFSPLRIVLAGAAVTAFLIAVSEGVGIYFKISKDVSMWTSGGMIGTSWSQIVAIGPVILAGTLVALLLSNQLTILSLSEEVAAGLGQKLFQIKAVLFIVVVLLAGASVALVGNIAFVGLMIPHVVRTVVGQNYRHILPLSAIFGATFMMFADMLARTVHSPFETPVVAVVAVLGLPFFLLVECKGRGITS; this is encoded by the coding sequence ATGAGAGTAGTTCAATCAAGGATGTCATTTCGTATTGCCTTGGCAGTGAATCTGCTATTGTTTGCCGTTATTTTTGTTATTTCGATGGTTCAGGGTGCTGCTGACACAACGCTAAACGAAGTATGGACGGCGCTGACTTCGAGCACTTCAGGCGATCATTTGACCATGATTCGGGAAATTCGGTTTCCGCGTGAAATGGCAGGGATCCTTGTGGGCGCTGCTCTGGCGGTTTCAGGTGCCATCATGCAGGGGATGACGAGAAATCCGCTTGCCGATCCCGGCTTGCTTGGACTAACGGCTGGTTCCAGCGCAGCGCTGGCATGTACGATTGCGTTTCTGCCTGCTCTGACGTACTTTGGCATGATGACAGCATGCTTTCTTGGAGCTGCGGTCGGCGCAGCCATGGTATTCGGGATAGGCGCGATGAAAAGAGGAGGATTCTCACCGCTCCGAATTGTGCTAGCAGGCGCGGCGGTCACTGCATTCCTCATTGCCGTTTCGGAAGGTGTAGGCATTTACTTCAAAATTTCCAAGGACGTCTCCATGTGGACATCGGGAGGTATGATCGGCACGTCGTGGTCGCAAATTGTAGCAATCGGGCCTGTCATTCTGGCAGGAACTTTGGTCGCATTGCTGCTATCGAATCAGTTGACGATCCTAAGTCTAAGTGAGGAAGTTGCTGCTGGGCTTGGGCAAAAGCTTTTTCAGATAAAAGCTGTGCTGTTTATCGTTGTGGTCTTGCTGGCAGGCGCATCCGTTGCATTAGTCGGCAATATCGCCTTCGTTGGTCTGATGATCCCGCACGTCGTCCGGACTGTTGTCGGGCAGAACTACCGGCATATTCTCCCTTTGTCGGCTATTTTCGGGGCTACGTTCATGATGTTTGCCGATATGCTGGCACGCACGGTCCATTCTCCTTTTGAGACGCCTGTAGTGGCCGTTGTCGCGGTGCTGGGGCTGCCGTTTTTTCTGCTGGTCGAGTGTAAAGGGAGGGGGATCACATCGTGA
- a CDS encoding NAD(P)/FAD-dependent oxidoreductase, translated as MQQEQVFDVTIIGGGPAGLYSAFYSGLREMKTKIIEFQPRLGGKIHVYPEKMIWDVGGLTPISGEKLIQQLVEQGLTFQPEVVLNEKVESIQRSDDGFFELQTLSGQIHYSKTVIVAVGSGILNPKKLEIEGAERYEVSNLNYTVKSMQRFKGKTVIISGGGNSAIDWANELEPIAGRVYLTYRKDQLNGHEAQATQLRNSSVVCLLNTSITKLIASEEHDRIAHVELTKHDTGEVEYLSIDEVIINHGYERDTTLLQNSTIHIEMAQNYYISGSSTSESSVEGLYAVGDILYHPGKVNLIAGAFQDAANAVNKAKLYIQPTAEKYGMVSSHNEVFKQRNRELVKQMYK; from the coding sequence GTGCAGCAGGAGCAAGTATTCGATGTCACCATTATTGGAGGCGGACCAGCCGGACTTTACTCGGCATTTTATAGCGGACTTCGAGAAATGAAGACAAAAATCATAGAATTTCAGCCGCGTCTTGGCGGTAAGATTCACGTGTACCCGGAGAAAATGATTTGGGATGTTGGCGGCTTGACACCTATCTCAGGAGAAAAACTCATACAACAGCTGGTCGAACAAGGTTTAACCTTTCAACCCGAAGTGGTTCTGAATGAAAAAGTGGAATCCATACAGCGCAGCGATGACGGTTTTTTTGAACTTCAGACTTTATCCGGACAGATCCATTATTCCAAAACAGTTATTGTAGCCGTCGGCTCCGGAATCTTAAACCCCAAAAAGCTGGAGATCGAAGGTGCAGAGCGTTACGAGGTTTCCAACCTCAATTACACCGTGAAGTCGATGCAGAGATTTAAAGGCAAAACCGTCATTATTTCCGGTGGAGGCAATTCCGCTATCGATTGGGCGAATGAACTGGAGCCTATTGCCGGGCGTGTCTATCTTACCTACCGGAAAGACCAGCTGAACGGGCACGAAGCGCAAGCCACTCAGCTTAGGAACAGCTCTGTTGTCTGCCTTTTGAATACCTCTATAACCAAACTAATCGCTTCCGAGGAGCATGATAGAATTGCCCATGTCGAGCTCACCAAGCACGACACAGGTGAAGTTGAATATCTGTCCATTGATGAAGTCATTATTAATCATGGATACGAACGCGACACTACCCTTCTGCAAAACAGTACCATACACATTGAAATGGCGCAGAACTACTATATTTCAGGCAGCTCCACTAGTGAATCCTCTGTTGAAGGGCTTTATGCTGTTGGAGATATCCTCTACCACCCCGGCAAGGTAAATTTAATAGCGGGAGCATTCCAGGATGCTGCGAACGCAGTGAACAAAGCGAAGCTATATATTCAACCGACAGCGGAAAAATATGGAATGGTCTCTTCGCATAACGAAGTGTTTAAACAACGAAATCGGGAGCTTGTGAAGCAAATGTACAAGTAA